The proteins below come from a single Zhouia spongiae genomic window:
- a CDS encoding HTTM domain-containing protein, producing MLNKLLFKQIDNVALIVFRVFFGFLIAAEAFGAIFTGWIKRTLIEPEFTFTVIGFEFLQPLPGNGMYFYFAAMGVLGILVMTGYKYRLSVGLFTLMWTGVYLMQKASYNNHYYLLILICLLMLVLPAHRYFSVDARRNPTIKKTAMPGWCKWAIVLQLWIVYTYASLAKLYPDWLDLTVVKNLMSSKADYYLIGDLLQKQGVHVFIAYTGILFDLLVIPMLLWKPTRKLAFLASVVFHLFNSIVFQIGIFPYLSLAFTLFFFEPKTIRDIFLKKKPLYVNDEVIIPRYKNLLYTVGGVYFLIQLVLPLRHWFIKDDVLWTEEGHRLSWRMMLRSKSGYSTFKVVDKATGETELVYPKNYLSRKQQGIIGTKPDVIWQFAQRLKKQYNAEGKEVAVYVKNRVSVNRRRAKPLIDESIDLAAEPWKQFQHHSWLLPSELDRKEEIKN from the coding sequence ATGCTCAATAAACTTCTATTCAAGCAGATTGATAATGTTGCCCTGATTGTTTTCAGGGTGTTTTTCGGGTTTTTAATTGCAGCAGAAGCCTTTGGCGCTATTTTTACCGGGTGGATTAAAAGAACGCTTATAGAACCTGAGTTTACCTTTACCGTTATCGGTTTTGAGTTCTTGCAGCCTTTACCGGGCAATGGAATGTATTTTTATTTTGCTGCCATGGGAGTACTGGGAATCCTGGTCATGACAGGATATAAATACCGTCTTAGCGTGGGGCTGTTTACCCTGATGTGGACAGGGGTGTACCTCATGCAGAAAGCATCATATAACAACCACTATTACCTGCTTATCCTGATCTGTTTACTGATGCTGGTGTTGCCTGCTCACCGCTATTTTTCGGTTGATGCCAGAAGAAACCCGACTATTAAAAAAACAGCAATGCCAGGCTGGTGTAAATGGGCTATAGTGTTGCAACTGTGGATCGTGTATACCTATGCCTCACTGGCGAAGCTTTATCCCGATTGGTTGGATCTGACAGTAGTGAAGAATTTAATGAGTTCAAAAGCAGATTATTACCTTATAGGTGATTTGTTGCAAAAACAAGGAGTGCATGTTTTTATAGCGTATACCGGAATCTTATTTGATCTTTTGGTAATTCCGATGTTGCTTTGGAAGCCGACACGCAAATTGGCTTTTCTGGCTTCAGTTGTTTTTCATCTGTTTAATTCCATCGTATTCCAGATAGGGATTTTTCCATATTTGTCTTTGGCTTTTACGTTGTTTTTTTTCGAACCGAAAACCATACGCGATATCTTTTTAAAGAAGAAACCGTTGTATGTTAATGATGAGGTGATAATCCCTCGTTATAAAAATCTGCTATATACCGTTGGAGGGGTTTATTTTTTAATTCAACTGGTTTTGCCTTTACGCCATTGGTTCATTAAAGATGATGTGCTGTGGACAGAAGAGGGGCACCGTTTGAGTTGGCGTATGATGTTGAGAAGCAAGTCAGGATATTCAACTTTTAAAGTTGTAGATAAGGCAACAGGAGAAACAGAGCTTGTCTATCCTAAAAATTACCTGAGCAGAAAACAACAAGGAATAATAGGAACCAAGCCTGATGTAATCTGGCAGTTTGCCCAGCGCCTGAAGAAACAATACAATGCAGAAGGAAAAGAGGTGGCGGTATATGTGAAAAACAGGGTAAGTGTAAACCGAAGGCGGGCAAAACCGTTGATTGACGAATCGATAGACCTGGCTGCGGAGCCCTGGAAACAGTTTCAGCACCATAGCTGGTTACTTCCCTCTGAGCTTGATAGGAAAGAGGAGATTAAAAATTAA
- a CDS encoding bifunctional riboflavin kinase/FAD synthetase, with amino-acid sequence MIIKRNLSDYNEEYFSVVTIGTFDGVHVGHKKIIRRLVESARANDLKSTILTFFPHPRMVLQQDADLKLINTLDEKMAILEKTGLDVLVIHPFTKDFSRLSASEYVQEALVKNLNAKKVIIGYDHRFGRNRTATIKDLKVYGETFGFEVEEISAEEINEVSVSSTKIRKALAEGDVKTANEFLGYDFMLTGTITKGKGLGRQIDFPTANLHIEEKYKLIPKDGVYVVKSRIGNREVFGMMNIGYNPTVDGVKKSIEVHFFDFDEDLYDKKIQVGMLMRLRDEQRFDSIDSLQQQLRKDKLNALAFINAQ; translated from the coding sequence GTGATTATAAAAAGAAACCTGTCTGATTATAATGAAGAATATTTTTCGGTTGTTACTATAGGGACTTTTGACGGAGTTCATGTAGGTCACAAAAAGATTATAAGGCGATTAGTTGAAAGTGCCAGGGCAAACGATTTAAAATCAACAATACTTACTTTTTTCCCTCATCCCAGAATGGTTTTGCAACAGGATGCAGATTTGAAACTGATTAATACACTGGATGAGAAAATGGCAATTCTGGAAAAGACAGGACTCGATGTATTGGTGATTCATCCTTTTACAAAAGACTTCTCCAGACTATCGGCTTCTGAGTATGTACAGGAGGCATTGGTAAAGAACCTGAATGCCAAAAAGGTCATTATAGGATACGATCACCGTTTTGGAAGAAACCGGACGGCAACCATTAAAGATTTAAAAGTTTACGGTGAAACTTTCGGGTTTGAAGTGGAAGAGATATCAGCTGAAGAAATTAATGAAGTCTCTGTTAGTTCAACCAAGATAAGAAAAGCACTTGCAGAAGGAGATGTTAAGACAGCCAATGAGTTTTTAGGTTATGACTTTATGCTTACCGGAACCATAACCAAAGGAAAAGGTTTGGGCAGGCAAATAGACTTTCCTACAGCGAATCTTCATATCGAAGAAAAGTATAAGCTTATTCCTAAAGACGGGGTTTATGTGGTGAAGAGCCGTATCGGCAACCGGGAGGTTTTCGGGATGATGAATATAGGTTATAACCCAACTGTAGATGGTGTTAAAAAGTCAATTGAAGTCCACTTTTTTGATTTTGATGAGGATTTGTACGACAAAAAGATTCAGGTCGGTATGTTGATGCGTTTGCGGGACGAACAACGTTTTGATTCCATCGATTCACTACAGCAACAGCTCAGAAAAGATAAATTAAATGCCTTAGCGTTTATAAATGCTCAATAA
- a CDS encoding reprolysin-like metallopeptidase, with translation MKKTLLLLFLCLLGYTSILAQDNGTWSYAKEVNPKMVKNIRNYKAYQLNSNNLKKELSNTADRKGLAGGKTRGKIIAFPTGNGSLEKFRVYESAVLSAGLQLKYPHIKSYYGVSTTNKGKTIRISLDDFGFHALVRSEKGISYINPVASEKDLYYIAPKSDFKAPMFQCKTGDEVATQQLKGMVGNREDIVNDGSLRTYRIAIASTGEYSDYHINAAGVSDGTDQEKKSAVLSAMNTTITRVNEIFERDLAVTLEIVADNDKIIYLDADTDPFTNDDGDTLLDEIQSVTDSNIGTENYDIGHVFSTGGGGIAEVASVCTTTKARGVTGSSSPVGDPFDIDFVAHELGHQFGASHTFNNSCNSNRSDNTAVEPGSGTTIMAYAGICPPNVQGASDPYFHAVSIAQIWSNITDGINDCAAVQAIGNNAPVLDPLNNYTIPKGTAFYLEGTASDPDGDELTYSWEQIDNSIVTQPPAPDANEGPAFRVYPPDTSPKRYFPSTSAILSNNLSPQWEVVSNAGRDYNFALLVRDNNVNGGQTAREDTKVTADENSGPFTVTSQTDNTTITGGDAINITWDVANTNIAPINASSVDIFLIIDGDFETLIPLISDTPNDGEENVVLPGNITTSNARIMVQPTNNIFFAVNTASLQIQQSEFVLDFNALSYEECQPNDVIFSFTYNTFAGFNETTNFTASNVPSGLNVDFSNTSATSNGTSIDVTVSGTGNPGKGKHSFTINANASSISKEYPIEIHLYDNTFDNIPLNSPSDGTLEVLTDRKFEWTAIDNTISYEIQYSELEDFSSITETSVVNEPHYIPANLQPGTTYYWRVKPINDCGSGNFSNSFSFSTITLDCLNEINNTPININNQQPSTITSEINITNNGFISDISVDLNITHTYISDLTVSLTSPSGTEITLINEICGNGRNINATFSANGTNIICGTNPSISGLVAPDQALENMVGEPAAGTWTLTVSDAYSLDGGTLNSFGLNICTREDSDQDGIFDPLDECPDTPPNTKVDTKGCPVFSVAANNYTIKTISESCISNNDGSININTVENHNYIATLTGSGGSNSLNFNNGTAFNNLSSGTYQLCFTVEGQPEYEQCFNLTIKQPESLSVLSKVLAEEKLLTLRLDGASLYNIDINGITTQTTENEISLPLAKGYNIIKVYSNKDCQGLYEENIFVPGKVVAHPNPFSHQITLFTGSSNQQTDIMISSLGGNSVYRASRKSDSKGNIPLDLSRLSTGIYLVTLRGEEIITTLKIVKE, from the coding sequence ATGAAAAAAACACTACTCTTACTTTTTCTTTGTTTATTGGGTTACACAAGCATTCTAGCGCAAGATAACGGCACCTGGAGTTATGCCAAGGAGGTAAATCCGAAAATGGTTAAAAACATCCGGAACTACAAGGCTTATCAACTAAACAGCAACAACCTAAAAAAGGAACTGTCGAATACTGCGGACAGAAAAGGGCTGGCCGGCGGAAAAACCCGGGGAAAGATTATAGCCTTCCCTACCGGGAATGGCTCTCTGGAAAAATTCAGGGTTTATGAATCCGCTGTTCTTTCAGCCGGATTACAACTGAAATACCCGCATATAAAATCGTATTACGGCGTTTCTACAACAAACAAAGGAAAGACCATCCGGATAAGTCTTGACGATTTTGGCTTTCACGCATTGGTCCGCTCTGAAAAAGGCATTTCTTATATTAATCCGGTTGCATCTGAAAAGGATTTATATTATATCGCTCCCAAATCAGACTTCAAGGCTCCAATGTTTCAATGTAAAACCGGTGATGAAGTTGCGACACAACAATTAAAAGGGATGGTTGGCAACAGAGAAGATATCGTTAACGACGGTTCATTAAGAACCTATCGGATCGCCATTGCCAGTACCGGCGAATATTCAGATTATCACATTAATGCAGCAGGCGTCTCTGACGGAACCGATCAAGAAAAAAAATCTGCAGTGCTGTCTGCAATGAATACCACGATTACCAGGGTTAACGAGATCTTCGAAAGAGACCTGGCCGTTACCCTGGAGATCGTTGCCGATAACGATAAGATCATATACCTCGATGCAGACACCGATCCCTTCACCAATGATGACGGCGATACTTTACTAGATGAAATACAATCAGTAACAGATTCCAACATAGGGACAGAAAATTACGATATCGGGCATGTATTCAGTACCGGTGGAGGAGGTATTGCAGAGGTAGCATCTGTATGTACTACCACGAAAGCCAGGGGAGTGACAGGTAGTTCTTCTCCTGTCGGCGATCCTTTCGACATAGATTTTGTAGCTCATGAACTGGGACATCAGTTCGGTGCCTCTCATACGTTTAACAACTCTTGTAACTCGAACAGATCTGATAATACTGCCGTTGAGCCCGGAAGCGGAACTACGATCATGGCCTATGCCGGTATCTGCCCTCCTAATGTACAAGGGGCAAGCGACCCATATTTTCACGCAGTCAGCATAGCACAAATCTGGAGCAATATTACCGACGGAATAAACGACTGCGCCGCTGTTCAGGCCATTGGCAACAACGCTCCTGTCCTCGACCCGTTAAACAACTATACGATCCCCAAAGGCACAGCCTTTTATCTGGAAGGCACAGCCTCCGATCCTGATGGGGACGAGCTAACTTACAGCTGGGAACAAATTGACAACTCTATAGTTACCCAGCCCCCCGCTCCCGACGCTAATGAAGGCCCTGCTTTTCGGGTTTACCCACCCGATACCAGTCCGAAAAGATACTTTCCTTCCACTTCGGCTATTTTATCAAACAACCTGAGCCCGCAATGGGAAGTGGTCTCTAATGCCGGAAGGGATTATAATTTCGCATTACTGGTCAGGGACAACAATGTTAACGGGGGACAAACGGCAAGAGAAGACACGAAAGTTACCGCCGATGAAAACTCAGGCCCTTTTACGGTAACATCACAAACCGACAATACCACGATTACGGGCGGCGATGCCATTAATATTACCTGGGATGTAGCAAATACCAATATTGCCCCGATAAACGCTTCGTCCGTCGACATCTTTTTAATTATCGATGGTGATTTTGAAACCTTAATCCCTTTAATCAGCGACACACCGAATGATGGTGAGGAAAATGTTGTTCTGCCGGGAAATATAACGACATCGAACGCAAGAATAATGGTTCAACCTACAAACAATATATTCTTTGCCGTTAATACCGCTTCATTACAAATACAACAAAGCGAATTTGTTCTGGATTTCAACGCACTGAGCTATGAAGAGTGCCAGCCAAACGATGTGATTTTTAGCTTCACTTACAATACGTTTGCCGGCTTTAACGAAACCACAAACTTTACAGCATCGAATGTTCCCTCAGGCTTAAATGTAGATTTCAGCAACACCTCTGCGACCAGTAACGGAACCTCTATCGATGTAACGGTTTCCGGAACCGGGAACCCGGGCAAGGGAAAACACAGCTTTACGATCAACGCCAATGCCTCTTCTATAAGTAAAGAATATCCCATTGAGATCCATCTTTATGACAACACATTTGACAACATACCTTTAAACAGTCCTTCGGACGGAACATTAGAAGTATTGACCGACAGGAAATTTGAATGGACGGCGATCGACAATACAATATCTTATGAAATTCAATATTCTGAACTTGAAGACTTCTCAAGCATCACCGAGACATCCGTTGTAAATGAACCCCATTATATCCCGGCGAACCTGCAACCCGGAACAACATACTACTGGCGCGTAAAACCCATTAATGATTGCGGGTCCGGAAATTTCTCCAACTCTTTTAGCTTTTCGACAATAACACTGGATTGTCTGAATGAAATCAACAATACTCCGATAAACATAAACAACCAGCAACCCAGTACCATAACCTCCGAAATCAACATTACAAACAACGGTTTTATCAGCGACATTTCAGTCGACCTGAATATTACCCATACATATATAAGCGACCTGACCGTATCATTAACATCTCCATCCGGAACTGAGATCACATTAATCAATGAAATCTGCGGAAACGGAAGAAACATAAACGCTACCTTTTCAGCTAACGGCACAAACATTATTTGTGGAACCAACCCTTCTATAAGTGGTTTGGTAGCTCCTGATCAAGCTCTGGAAAACATGGTTGGCGAACCTGCTGCAGGAACATGGACCCTGACAGTTTCTGATGCTTATAGCTTAGATGGCGGGACATTAAATTCATTTGGACTCAATATATGCACCAGGGAAGATTCTGATCAGGACGGCATTTTTGATCCTTTGGATGAGTGCCCCGATACTCCTCCCAACACCAAAGTAGACACAAAAGGATGTCCGGTCTTTTCAGTTGCTGCAAATAACTATACCATAAAAACCATTAGCGAAAGCTGCATAAGCAACAACGACGGAAGCATTAACATCAACACTGTCGAAAACCATAACTATATTGCCACTCTTACCGGTTCAGGAGGCAGTAACAGCCTGAATTTCAACAACGGCACTGCATTCAACAACCTTTCCTCCGGCACTTACCAACTGTGTTTTACCGTTGAGGGGCAACCGGAATATGAGCAATGTTTTAACTTAACGATAAAACAGCCTGAAAGCCTTAGCGTCTTGTCTAAAGTCCTGGCAGAAGAAAAACTGCTCACCCTCAGGCTGGATGGTGCTTCCCTGTACAATATTGACATCAATGGCATTACAACCCAAACGACGGAAAACGAGATCTCTTTACCTTTGGCAAAAGGGTATAATATTATAAAAGTATACAGTAACAAAGATTGCCAGGGCCTTTACGAAGAGAATATTTTTGTTCCGGGAAAAGTTGTAGCACACCCAAACCCTTTCAGTCATCAGATCACCCTGTTTACCGGTAGCAGCAACCAACAAACAGACATTATGATCAGCTCTTTAGGAGGTAACAGCGTATATCGTGCTTCGCGAAAATCAGACAGTAAAGGCAACATCCCGCTAGACCTGTCGCGGTTATCAACAGGGATTTACCTGGTTACATTAAGAGGGGAAGAGATTATTACAACACTTAAAATTGTTAAAGAATGA
- the pth gene encoding aminoacyl-tRNA hydrolase has translation MKKYLIVGLGNIGAEYADTRHNIGFKVLDYFAEKESLKFETRRLGDVTTFKFKGRTFVFLKPNTYMNLSGKAVRYWMNSEKIPIENILVITDDINLDFGTIRVKTKGSDGGHNGLKNIQQELNTGTYPRFRFGIGDTFSKGKQVDYVLGEWNADELSQMPERLEKSYELIKSFGTAGVGNTMNSFNGK, from the coding sequence ATGAAAAAATATTTAATTGTAGGCTTAGGAAATATAGGGGCTGAATATGCTGACACGCGTCATAATATAGGGTTTAAGGTATTGGATTATTTTGCGGAAAAAGAATCTTTAAAATTTGAAACCAGGAGGTTGGGAGATGTTACGACCTTTAAATTTAAAGGAAGGACTTTCGTGTTCCTGAAGCCTAATACTTATATGAACCTCAGTGGTAAAGCGGTAAGGTATTGGATGAATTCAGAAAAAATCCCCATAGAAAATATATTGGTGATTACCGACGATATTAATCTGGATTTCGGAACTATCCGGGTAAAGACAAAAGGAAGCGACGGGGGGCATAACGGGCTTAAGAATATCCAGCAGGAATTAAATACCGGTACATATCCGCGTTTCAGGTTTGGAATCGGAGATACGTTTTCAAAAGGGAAACAGGTTGATTATGTACTTGGGGAATGGAATGCTGACGAGCTTTCCCAAATGCCCGAACGATTAGAGAAGTCATATGAACTGATCAAGTCTTTTGGCACTGCCGGGGTCGGTAACACAATGAACTCCTTTAACGGAAAATAG
- a CDS encoding 50S ribosomal protein L25/general stress protein Ctc, translating into MKSITIKGSQRESVGKASTKALRNAGKVPCVVYGGEKPLHFSAEELAFSKLVYTPDAHTVVIELEDGTKINAILQDIQFDPVTDSILHIDFFQLHDDKEVTMEIPVKVAGNSPGIMAGGVLRLVNRKLKVKSLPANLPDYIVADISNLEMGNKLYVTQVASEDYKFMHPDNTVVCQVRVSRAAMKAAQEAAKAEKAATKGK; encoded by the coding sequence ATGAAGTCAATTACAATCAAAGGATCTCAAAGAGAAAGCGTGGGCAAAGCTTCAACAAAAGCCTTACGTAATGCTGGAAAGGTACCTTGCGTAGTATACGGAGGGGAGAAGCCATTGCACTTTTCAGCAGAAGAATTAGCATTTTCTAAATTGGTTTACACTCCGGATGCACATACCGTAGTAATTGAATTAGAAGATGGAACAAAGATCAATGCTATCTTACAGGATATTCAGTTTGATCCGGTTACCGACAGTATCTTACACATTGATTTCTTCCAGTTACATGATGATAAAGAAGTAACTATGGAAATCCCTGTTAAGGTTGCCGGGAATTCTCCTGGTATCATGGCCGGTGGTGTTTTAAGATTGGTTAACCGTAAGCTTAAGGTGAAGTCATTACCAGCAAATCTACCTGACTATATCGTAGCCGATATCAGTAATTTAGAAATGGGTAATAAGTTATATGTTACTCAGGTTGCTTCTGAAGATTATAAGTTTATGCACCCTGATAACACGGTAGTATGCCAGGTGAGAGTTTCACGTGCCGCTATGAAAGCTGCTCAGGAAGCTGCAAAAGCCGAAAAAGCTGCTACAAAAGGAAAATAA
- a CDS encoding ribose-phosphate pyrophosphokinase: protein MSYTVPDPKIFACTQSVELAEKIAKSFGTELGKISYTRFSDGEFQPSFEESVRGARVFIVGSTHPSSENLMEMLLTLDAAKRASARHITAVMPYFGWARQDRKDKPRVPIGAKLVAKLLESAGATRIITMDLHADQIQGFFERPVDHLFGSTFFLPYLRSLELDNLTIASPDMGGSKRAYAYSKFLESDVVICYKQRKKANVIEHMELIGEVQGKNVVLIDDMVDTAGTLTKAADMMMERGALSVRAITTHALLSGSAYERIENSQLTELIVSDSIPLRQESPKVKVLSCAELFADVMHRVHHNTSISSKFLM, encoded by the coding sequence ATGTCATATACAGTGCCAGATCCGAAAATTTTTGCTTGTACCCAGAGTGTAGAATTGGCGGAAAAAATAGCAAAGTCGTTTGGAACCGAATTAGGTAAAATTTCATATACGAGATTTAGCGACGGCGAATTTCAACCGTCTTTTGAAGAGTCTGTCCGTGGAGCCAGGGTGTTTATTGTAGGATCAACACATCCCAGCAGTGAAAATTTAATGGAGATGTTATTAACATTAGATGCTGCTAAAAGAGCCTCAGCAAGACACATTACAGCTGTCATGCCATATTTTGGATGGGCAAGGCAAGACAGAAAAGATAAGCCCCGTGTTCCGATAGGAGCAAAATTGGTGGCAAAGTTATTGGAATCGGCAGGGGCAACCAGAATAATAACAATGGACCTGCATGCAGACCAGATTCAGGGGTTCTTTGAAAGGCCGGTAGACCACCTGTTTGGCTCTACCTTCTTTTTGCCATACTTAAGAAGCCTGGAATTGGATAATTTAACGATTGCTTCTCCGGATATGGGAGGATCTAAGAGGGCGTATGCTTATTCTAAATTCCTGGAGAGTGATGTGGTTATTTGTTATAAGCAACGTAAAAAGGCCAATGTTATCGAGCATATGGAGCTGATAGGAGAAGTACAAGGTAAGAATGTTGTTCTGATCGACGATATGGTTGATACGGCAGGTACATTGACCAAAGCAGCCGATATGATGATGGAAAGAGGAGCGCTTAGCGTAAGGGCTATAACAACACATGCGTTATTGTCGGGAAGTGCTTATGAAAGAATTGAAAACTCTCAGTTAACGGAGTTAATCGTGTCTGACTCTATTCCGTTAAGGCAAGAGAGCCCGAAGGTGAAGGTGTTGAGTTGTGCTGAACTGTTTGCAGATGTAATGCACAGGGTACACCATAATACCTCTATCAGTTCTAAATTTTTAATGTAA
- a CDS encoding deoxyguanosinetriphosphate triphosphohydrolase — MNWEDLLSLKRFGDKHKRLRKEQDETRLGFEVDYDRIIFSSAFRSLQDKTQVIPLSKTDFVHTRLTHSLEVSVVGRSLGRAVGKAILEKHPYLREVHGYRFNDFGAIVAAAALAHDIGNPPFGHSGEKAIGEFFKNGTGVKYKLQLTAKEYQDLIDFEGNANGFRILTENREGVSGGLRLSYATLAAFAKYPKESLPKKPTKHIADKKFGFFQSEKNFFSDVANDLGLIRIRKGDDVSFARHPLAFLVEAADDICYTIIDFEDGINLGLIQEEYALEYLINLVRGSINTEKYHSLTTKEDRLSYLRALSINTLISDATRIFLENEEKILNGDFDCSLLDKSKYTAQINDIIKLSVDNIYKSTEVVHKEIAGYKILNTLLEAFSEALIRMNKGEGSNYDKLVLELLPEKYKTSGAVYTMLLSVCQFVAGLTDGNAVLLFNKITGSSLK; from the coding sequence ATGAATTGGGAAGATTTATTATCGCTTAAGCGTTTTGGTGATAAGCATAAAAGATTAAGGAAAGAACAAGATGAAACACGATTGGGGTTCGAAGTGGATTACGACCGGATTATATTTTCTTCAGCGTTCCGTAGCTTGCAGGATAAGACTCAGGTTATTCCCTTGTCGAAAACAGATTTTGTGCATACCCGCCTGACCCATAGCCTGGAGGTGTCTGTAGTAGGAAGGAGCTTAGGACGTGCGGTAGGGAAAGCAATTTTAGAAAAACACCCTTATTTGAGGGAGGTACACGGATACAGGTTTAATGACTTTGGAGCTATAGTTGCTGCTGCTGCTTTGGCTCACGACATTGGAAACCCCCCGTTTGGTCATAGCGGTGAAAAAGCTATCGGCGAGTTTTTTAAGAACGGGACGGGTGTGAAATATAAGCTACAGTTAACGGCGAAAGAATATCAGGACCTTATAGATTTTGAAGGAAATGCAAACGGATTTAGGATATTGACCGAAAACCGGGAAGGGGTAAGCGGTGGCCTGAGATTAAGTTATGCTACACTTGCGGCTTTTGCCAAATACCCGAAAGAGTCCCTCCCGAAAAAGCCGACAAAGCACATAGCTGATAAAAAATTTGGTTTCTTTCAGTCTGAAAAGAATTTTTTCTCTGATGTGGCCAATGATCTGGGACTGATCCGGATCCGAAAAGGGGATGATGTTTCGTTTGCCCGCCACCCTTTGGCATTTTTAGTAGAGGCTGCCGATGATATATGTTATACGATCATAGATTTTGAAGATGGTATTAATTTAGGGCTCATCCAGGAAGAGTACGCCCTGGAGTATTTGATTAATCTGGTGAGAGGAAGTATCAATACAGAGAAGTATCATTCACTGACTACCAAAGAAGACAGGTTGAGTTATTTAAGAGCGTTGTCCATTAATACACTTATCAGTGACGCAACAAGGATATTTCTGGAAAATGAAGAAAAAATATTGAATGGTGATTTTGATTGTTCCTTGCTTGATAAGTCTAAATATACCGCCCAGATAAATGATATTATTAAATTAAGTGTTGATAATATTTATAAGAGTACGGAAGTTGTACATAAAGAAATAGCGGGGTACAAAATATTGAATACTTTATTGGAGGCGTTTTCTGAAGCTCTTATCAGAATGAACAAGGGAGAGGGCTCTAATTACGATAAGCTGGTGCTGGAATTATTGCCTGAAAAATATAAGACTTCAGGGGCTGTTTATACCATGTTGCTTTCGGTATGTCAGTTTGTAGCAGGCCTGACAGATGGAAATGCAGTGTTGTTGTTTAATAAAATAACCGGGAGTTCATTAAAATAG
- a CDS encoding porin, translating into MKLKFLVLVLCVCLINITQGQEVKAPEFGKGILNITGKDNSWSMKLGARIQMLSVSEWTNDDGNIIDPNSNFSIRRARIKMDGFAFSPTFKYKIELGLSNRDIAGASIYTRNTPRYILDAVVKWNFYENFTLWAGQTKLPGNVERVISSANMQLVDRSILNATFNIDRDLGLQLRHHTNFGERFVMREIFSVAQGEGRNVVTGNIGGYQYTGRLEFLPLGLFENKGDYTGGDLNREETPKLMIGASYDFNNNAVKTRSNQGSYMETDNGFHETNVTTFFADLMFKYKGFSVMAEFANRDADDPYAKNSDGTLTGDVVQIGNGVNVQGGYLLKSNWEVSARYSNIELDKAITGKEEQNQYTLGLSKYIAGHKLKVQTDLSYMDIANINDQLMWRLQLDVHF; encoded by the coding sequence ATGAAATTAAAGTTTTTAGTACTTGTGCTATGCGTATGCCTTATTAATATTACGCAGGGCCAGGAAGTAAAAGCACCTGAATTTGGTAAAGGAATATTAAATATTACCGGTAAAGACAATAGCTGGAGTATGAAATTAGGTGCCCGGATTCAAATGTTATCTGTATCGGAATGGACCAATGATGACGGCAACATTATTGATCCGAACTCTAACTTTTCGATAAGGCGGGCCAGAATAAAAATGGATGGATTTGCCTTCTCCCCTACATTTAAATACAAAATTGAATTAGGCTTATCCAATCGAGACATTGCAGGAGCCTCCATTTATACGAGAAACACCCCCCGATACATTTTGGATGCCGTTGTAAAATGGAATTTTTATGAAAATTTCACCCTATGGGCCGGCCAGACAAAATTACCGGGCAACGTAGAACGGGTAATCTCTTCGGCAAACATGCAATTGGTCGACAGGTCCATACTAAATGCTACTTTTAATATAGACCGCGATCTTGGCTTACAGCTAAGACATCATACAAATTTCGGAGAACGATTTGTGATGAGAGAGATTTTTTCAGTAGCGCAGGGGGAGGGCAGAAATGTTGTTACCGGAAATATTGGCGGATACCAGTATACCGGAAGACTGGAGTTTCTTCCTCTCGGCCTTTTTGAAAATAAAGGAGATTACACCGGAGGGGATTTAAACAGGGAAGAAACCCCAAAACTAATGATCGGCGCCTCATACGATTTTAACAACAATGCCGTTAAAACGAGAAGCAACCAGGGCTCGTATATGGAAACAGACAACGGTTTTCACGAAACAAACGTCACCACTTTTTTCGCCGATCTTATGTTTAAATACAAGGGGTTTTCTGTAATGGCTGAATTCGCGAACAGAGATGCCGATGATCCTTATGCAAAAAATTCTGACGGTACCCTGACCGGTGATGTTGTCCAAATAGGAAACGGGGTGAACGTACAGGGAGGCTACCTCCTTAAAAGCAACTGGGAAGTGTCGGCAAGGTATTCAAATATCGAACTGGACAAGGCAATTACCGGCAAGGAAGAGCAAAACCAGTATACGCTGGGTTTATCTAAATATATTGCAGGACACAAGTTAAAAGTCCAAACCGATCTAAGCTATATGGATATTGCCAACATCAACGACCAATTGATGTGGCGATTGCAATTAGATGTACATTTTTAA